The proteins below come from a single Streptomyces tubercidicus genomic window:
- the priA gene encoding bifunctional 1-(5-phosphoribosyl)-5-((5-phosphoribosylamino)methylideneamino)imidazole-4-carboxamide isomerase/phosphoribosylanthranilate isomerase PriA, which yields MPKLELLPAVDVRDGQAVRLVHGESGSETSYGDPLEAALAWQRSGAEWLHLVDLDAAFGTGDNRAQIAEVARSMDIKVELSGGIRDDDTLAAALATGCRRVNLGTAALETPEWVAKVIAEHGDQIAVGLDVRGTTLRGRGWTRDGGDLYETLARLDTEGCARYVVTDINKDGTLQGPNLELLRNVCAATDRPVVASGGVSSLDDLRALATLVPEGVEGAIVGKALYAKAFTLEEALAAVS from the coding sequence ATGCCGAAGCTCGAACTCCTCCCCGCCGTCGATGTCCGCGACGGCCAGGCCGTCCGCCTCGTCCACGGCGAGTCCGGCTCCGAGACCTCCTACGGCGACCCGCTGGAGGCGGCCCTCGCCTGGCAGCGGTCCGGCGCCGAATGGCTGCACCTCGTCGACCTCGACGCGGCCTTCGGCACCGGCGACAACCGGGCGCAGATCGCCGAGGTCGCCCGCTCCATGGACATCAAGGTCGAGCTGTCCGGCGGCATCCGCGACGACGACACGCTCGCCGCCGCCCTCGCCACCGGCTGCCGCCGGGTCAACCTCGGCACCGCCGCGCTGGAGACCCCCGAGTGGGTCGCCAAGGTCATCGCCGAGCACGGCGACCAGATCGCGGTCGGCCTGGACGTCCGCGGCACGACGCTGCGCGGCCGCGGCTGGACCCGCGACGGCGGCGACCTCTACGAGACGCTGGCCCGCCTCGACACCGAGGGCTGCGCCCGCTATGTCGTCACCGACATCAACAAGGACGGCACCCTCCAGGGCCCCAACCTGGAACTGCTGCGGAACGTCTGCGCCGCCACCGACCGGCCGGTGGTCGCCTCGGGCGGCGTGTCCTCGCTCGACGACCTGCGGGCGCTGGCCACGCTGGTCCCGGAAGGTGTCGAGGGCGCGATCGTCGGCAAGGCGCTCTATGCGAAGGCGTTCACCCTCGAAGAGGCGCTGGCAGCAGTGTCGTAA
- the hisF gene encoding imidazole glycerol phosphate synthase subunit HisF, with the protein MTLAVRVIPCLDVDNGRVVKGVNFQNLRDAGDPVEMAKIYGDEGADELTFLDITASSGNRETTYDVVRRTAEQVFIPLTVGGGVRTPEDVDKLLRAGADKVGVNTAAIARPDVIREIAERFGSQVLVLSVDARRTDAGTPSGYEVTTHGGRRGTGIDAVEWAHRAAELGAGEILLNSMDADGTKDGYDVEMIEAVRKHVSVPVIASGGAGRLDDFAPAVAAGADAVLAASVFHFGDLRISQVKDALRGAGHPVR; encoded by the coding sequence ATGACCCTGGCGGTCCGAGTCATCCCTTGCCTGGACGTCGACAACGGCCGGGTCGTCAAGGGCGTCAACTTCCAGAACCTGCGGGACGCCGGCGACCCCGTCGAGATGGCGAAGATCTACGGGGATGAGGGCGCCGACGAGCTGACCTTCCTCGACATCACCGCCTCCTCCGGCAACCGCGAGACCACCTACGACGTGGTCCGCCGCACCGCCGAGCAGGTCTTCATCCCGCTGACCGTCGGCGGCGGCGTCCGCACCCCCGAGGACGTCGACAAGCTGCTGCGGGCCGGCGCCGACAAGGTCGGGGTCAACACCGCCGCCATCGCTCGCCCCGACGTCATCCGCGAGATCGCCGAACGCTTCGGCAGCCAGGTCCTGGTCCTCTCGGTCGACGCCCGCCGCACCGACGCGGGCACGCCGTCCGGATACGAGGTCACCACCCACGGCGGCCGCCGCGGCACCGGTATCGACGCCGTCGAATGGGCGCACCGCGCCGCCGAGCTGGGCGCCGGGGAGATCCTCCTCAACTCCATGGACGCCGACGGCACCAAGGACGGCTACGACGTCGAGATGATCGAGGCGGTCCGCAAGCACGTCTCCGTCCCGGTCATCGCCTCCGGCGGCGCCGGCAGGCTGGACGACTTCGCCCCGGCCGTGGCCGCCGGCGCCGACGCGGTGCTGGCCGCCTCCGTCTTCCACTTCGGCGATCTGCGCATCTCCCAGGTCAAGGACGCACTGCGGGGTGCGGGGCACCCGGTGCGCTGA
- the hisB gene encoding imidazoleglycerol-phosphate dehydratase HisB, with product MTRVGRVERTTKETSVLVEIDLDGKGDVDVSTGVGFYDHMLDQLGRHGLFDLKVKTDGDLHIDTHHTIEDTALALGAAFKQALGDKSGIYRFGNCTVPLDESLAQVTVDLSGRPYLVHTEPENMAPMIGSYDTTMTRHIFESFVAQAQIALHIHVPYGRNAHHIVECQFKALARALRYASERDPRAAGIIPSTKGAL from the coding sequence ATGACCCGCGTAGGACGCGTGGAGCGCACGACGAAGGAAACGTCCGTGCTCGTCGAGATCGATCTCGACGGCAAGGGGGACGTGGACGTCTCGACCGGTGTCGGCTTCTACGACCACATGCTCGACCAGCTCGGCCGGCACGGTCTGTTCGACCTCAAGGTCAAGACCGACGGCGATCTGCACATCGACACCCACCACACCATCGAGGACACCGCCCTCGCCCTGGGTGCCGCCTTCAAGCAGGCCCTCGGCGACAAGTCCGGGATCTACCGCTTCGGCAACTGCACGGTCCCCCTGGACGAGTCGCTCGCCCAGGTGACCGTCGACCTCTCCGGCCGCCCGTACCTGGTGCACACCGAGCCGGAGAACATGGCGCCGATGATCGGCAGCTATGACACCACGATGACCCGGCACATCTTCGAGTCCTTCGTCGCCCAGGCCCAGATAGCGCTGCACATCCACGTCCCGTACGGGCGCAACGCCCACCACATCGTGGAGTGCCAGTTCAAGGCGCTGGCCCGCGCCCTGCGGTACGCCAGCGAGCGCGACCCGCGGGCGGCCGGCATCATCCCCTCCACCAAGGGAGCCCTGTAG
- a CDS encoding succinate dehydrogenase/fumarate reductase iron-sulfur subunit — protein MRLTLRVWRQPNADADGALSTYEVDGISPDMSFLEMLDTLNEELILQGDDPVAFDHDCREGICGACSLVINGAPHGPEHTTTCQLHMRSFRDGDTIDIEPWRAAAFPVVKDLVVDRSAFDRIIQAGGYITAPTGAAPEAHATPVPKPDAESAFEHAECIGCGACVAACPNGAAMLFTSAKVNHLNVLPQGAPERGSRVLDMVAQMDDEGFGGCTLAGECATACPKGIPLFSITAMNREFLRAARKGR, from the coding sequence ATGAGGCTCACCCTGCGCGTCTGGCGCCAGCCGAACGCCGACGCCGACGGTGCCCTGTCCACCTACGAGGTCGACGGCATCTCGCCGGACATGTCGTTCCTGGAGATGCTCGACACCCTCAACGAGGAGCTGATCCTCCAGGGTGACGACCCGGTCGCCTTCGACCACGACTGCCGCGAGGGCATCTGCGGCGCCTGCTCACTCGTCATCAACGGCGCGCCGCACGGCCCCGAGCACACCACGACCTGCCAGCTGCACATGCGGTCCTTCCGGGACGGCGACACCATCGACATCGAGCCGTGGCGCGCCGCGGCGTTCCCGGTCGTCAAGGACCTGGTCGTCGACCGCTCCGCCTTCGACCGGATCATCCAGGCCGGCGGATACATCACCGCGCCGACCGGGGCCGCGCCGGAGGCCCATGCGACGCCCGTGCCCAAGCCGGACGCCGAGTCCGCGTTCGAGCACGCCGAGTGCATCGGCTGCGGTGCCTGTGTGGCGGCCTGTCCGAACGGGGCCGCGATGCTGTTCACCTCGGCCAAGGTGAACCATCTCAATGTGCTGCCGCAGGGCGCGCCCGAACGCGGCAGCCGGGTGCTGGACATGGTGGCGCAGATGGACGACGAGGGCTTCGGCGGCTGCACCCTCGCCGGTGAGTGCGCCACCGCCTGCCCCAAGGGCATCCCGCTGTTCAGCATCACGGCGATGAACCGCGAGTTCCTCCGGGCGGCACGCAAGGGCCGCTGA
- a CDS encoding succinate dehydrogenase, producing the protein MALDTRTDRRPSFAGLLWGSTVGKKTVMAVSGLVMLLYLVVHMLGNLKIFFGADEFNGYAHWLRVVGEPFMHDEWTLWLVRVVLVAAVVAHATSAYQLSRRGIKARPGKYVHKKARTSYATRTMRWGGIILGLFIVWHLLDLTTGTVHTGGFQEGRPYQNVVDTFSTWYGNVIYLVAMLALGLHIRHGFWSAAQTLGVGSRARERLLKTLAQVLALVLTVGFVSVPVAVMTGVVS; encoded by the coding sequence CGACGGCCGTCCTTCGCGGGCCTGCTGTGGGGCTCGACCGTCGGCAAGAAGACGGTGATGGCCGTGAGCGGGCTGGTCATGCTGCTCTACCTGGTCGTCCACATGCTCGGAAACCTGAAGATCTTCTTCGGGGCGGACGAGTTCAACGGCTACGCCCACTGGCTGCGCGTCGTCGGCGAACCGTTCATGCACGACGAGTGGACGCTGTGGCTGGTCCGCGTGGTCCTGGTGGCCGCCGTCGTCGCCCATGCCACGTCCGCGTACCAGCTCAGCCGCCGCGGCATCAAGGCGCGCCCCGGAAAGTACGTGCACAAGAAGGCCCGGACCAGCTACGCCACCCGCACCATGCGCTGGGGCGGCATCATCCTCGGCCTGTTCATCGTCTGGCACCTGCTCGACTTGACCACCGGCACCGTGCACACCGGCGGCTTCCAGGAGGGCCGCCCGTACCAGAACGTCGTGGACACCTTCTCGACCTGGTACGGCAACGTCATCTACCTCGTCGCGATGCTGGCCCTCGGACTGCACATCCGGCACGGCTTCTGGAGCGCCGCCCAGACGCTCGGCGTCGGCAGCCGGGCCCGCGAGCGCCTGCTGAAGACCCTCGCCCAGGTCCTCGCGCTGGTGCTGACTGTGGGCTTCGTCTCCGTACCCGTCGCCGTCATGACCGGAGTGGTGAGCTGA
- the hisH gene encoding imidazole glycerol phosphate synthase subunit HisH, translated as MELSPSASRKRVVVFDYGFGNVRSAERALAHVGADVEITRDFDRAMNAEGLLVPGVGAFAACMAGLKEARGDWLVGRRLAGGRPVMGICVGMQILFGRGIEHGVETEGLDEWPGTVGPLKADIVPHMGWNTVEAAEGSRLFAGLPADARYYFVHSYAVHDWELEVGNPHLTAPKVTWATHGEPFVAAVENGPLCATQFHPEKSGDAGAQLLTNWINTL; from the coding sequence ATGGAATTGAGCCCCTCGGCATCCCGTAAGCGCGTCGTCGTCTTCGACTACGGCTTCGGCAACGTCCGCTCCGCCGAGCGTGCCCTGGCGCATGTCGGCGCCGACGTCGAGATCACCCGGGACTTCGACCGGGCGATGAACGCCGAGGGGCTGCTGGTCCCCGGTGTCGGCGCCTTCGCCGCCTGTATGGCCGGGCTGAAGGAGGCCCGCGGCGACTGGCTGGTGGGCCGCAGGCTGGCCGGCGGCCGCCCCGTCATGGGCATCTGCGTCGGCATGCAGATCCTCTTCGGCCGGGGCATCGAGCACGGTGTGGAGACCGAGGGCCTGGACGAGTGGCCCGGCACGGTCGGCCCGCTCAAGGCCGACATCGTCCCGCACATGGGCTGGAACACCGTCGAGGCCGCCGAGGGCTCCCGGCTCTTCGCCGGGCTGCCCGCCGACGCCCGCTACTACTTCGTGCACTCCTACGCGGTGCACGACTGGGAGCTGGAGGTCGGCAACCCGCATCTCACCGCGCCCAAGGTCACCTGGGCCACGCACGGCGAGCCCTTCGTGGCCGCGGTCGAGAACGGCCCGCTGTGCGCCACCCAGTTCCACCCCGAGAAGTCCGGCGACGCCGGCGCCCAGCTCCTGACCAACTGGATCAACACCCTGTGA
- a CDS encoding histidinol-phosphate transaminase has translation MDELPIRDELRGKSPYGAPQLDVPVRLNTNENPYPLPEPLVRRIAERVTEAARQLNRYPDRDAVELRTELARYLTHTAGHEVNKDQVWAANGSNEVIQQLLQTFAGPGRTALGFEPSYSMHGLISRGTGTGWLSGPRNDDFTIDVEAARAAIAEHRPHVVFICSPNNPTGTAVEAETVLALYEAAQAARADAAGALVVVDEAYGEFSHRPSLLPLIAGRPNLVVSRTMSKAFGAAGLRLGYLAADPAVVDAVQLVRLPYHLSSVTQATALAALEHTDTLLKYVEQLKTERDRLVSELRAAGCRVVDSDANFVQFGLFEDSHATWQAILDHGVLVRDNGVPGWLRVTAGTPAENDAFLDAVRAVLKESKR, from the coding sequence ATGGACGAGCTCCCCATCCGTGACGAGCTGCGCGGCAAGTCCCCCTACGGGGCTCCGCAGCTGGACGTCCCGGTGCGGCTGAACACCAACGAGAACCCCTACCCGCTGCCCGAGCCGCTGGTCCGGCGGATCGCCGAGCGGGTGACCGAGGCCGCCCGGCAGCTCAATCGCTACCCCGACCGGGACGCCGTCGAGCTGCGCACCGAACTGGCCCGCTACCTCACCCACACCGCGGGCCACGAGGTCAACAAGGACCAGGTGTGGGCCGCCAACGGCTCCAACGAGGTCATCCAGCAGCTGCTGCAGACCTTCGCCGGCCCCGGCCGCACCGCCCTCGGCTTCGAGCCCTCGTACTCGATGCACGGGCTGATCTCCCGCGGCACGGGCACCGGCTGGCTCTCCGGCCCGCGCAACGACGACTTCACCATCGATGTGGAGGCGGCGCGGGCGGCCATCGCCGAGCACCGTCCGCATGTGGTCTTCATCTGCTCGCCGAACAACCCCACCGGCACCGCCGTCGAGGCCGAGACGGTGCTGGCGCTGTACGAGGCGGCGCAGGCGGCCCGTGCCGATGCCGCCGGGGCCCTGGTGGTGGTCGACGAGGCCTACGGCGAGTTCAGCCACCGGCCCTCGCTGCTGCCGCTGATCGCGGGCCGGCCGAATCTGGTGGTCTCCCGGACGATGTCCAAGGCCTTCGGCGCCGCCGGGCTGCGGCTGGGCTATCTGGCCGCCGACCCCGCCGTGGTCGACGCCGTCCAGCTCGTCCGGCTCCCGTACCACCTCTCGTCCGTCACCCAGGCCACCGCACTGGCCGCACTGGAGCACACCGACACGCTCCTGAAGTACGTCGAGCAGCTGAAGACCGAGCGGGACCGCCTGGTCAGCGAGCTGCGGGCGGCCGGCTGCCGGGTCGTCGACTCCGACGCCAACTTCGTGCAGTTCGGTCTCTTCGAGGATTCCCACGCCACCTGGCAGGCGATCCTTGACCACGGTGTGCTGGTCCGTGACAACGGCGTACCGGGCTGGCTGCGGGTCACCGCCGGCACCCCGGCCGAGAACGACGCGTTCCTGGACGCGGTTCGCGCAGTACTGAAGGAGAGCAAGCGATGA
- a CDS encoding Rid family hydrolase, which translates to MTIERVRTGSPWEEKIGFARAVAAGDRVLVAGTMPLVDGVLQGEGDPYVQTKAALTHALEALTPFGLGAEAVLRTRLYLTHLRDVDAAGRAHRELFAAAPPVSTLVVVSGFADSRVLVEVELEAFRALSERPEPT; encoded by the coding sequence ATGACCATCGAGCGCGTACGGACCGGCAGCCCCTGGGAAGAGAAGATCGGATTCGCACGCGCCGTGGCGGCCGGCGACCGGGTCCTGGTCGCCGGCACGATGCCACTGGTCGATGGCGTCCTGCAGGGGGAGGGCGACCCCTATGTGCAGACCAAGGCCGCCCTCACCCACGCGCTGGAGGCCCTCACCCCCTTCGGCCTCGGCGCCGAAGCGGTCCTCCGCACCCGTCTGTACCTCACGCACCTACGCGATGTGGACGCGGCCGGCCGCGCCCACCGGGAGCTGTTCGCCGCCGCGCCGCCCGTCTCGACCCTGGTCGTGGTCTCCGGCTTCGCCGACTCCCGCGTCCTGGTCGAAGTAGAACTCGAAGCATTCCGAGCACTGTCAGAGAGGCCTGAACCGACATGA
- a CDS encoding fumarate reductase/succinate dehydrogenase flavoprotein subunit, with amino-acid sequence MTSYPHYATGEPVRDTKAPDGPVAERWDRRRFEAKLVNPANRRKHTVIVVGTGLAGGSAGATLAEQGYHVVQFCYQDSARRAHSIAAQGGINAAKNYRNDGDSVHRLFYDTVKGGDFRARESNVHRLAQISVEIIDQCVAQGVPFAREYGGLLDTRSFGGVQVSRTFYARGQTGQQLLLGAYQALSRQIGAGNVELHPRTEMLDLIVIDGRARGIVARDLVTGKIDTYVADAVVLATGGYGNVFYLSTNAMNSNATAIWRAHRRGAYFANPCFTQIHPTCIPRTGDHQSKLTLMSESLRNDGRIWVPKARGDTRTPAEIPEDERDYYLERAYPSFGNLVPRDIASRAAKNVCDEGRGVGPGGEGVYLDFADAIRRMGRAKVEEKYGNLFDMYARITAENPYEVPMRIYPAVHYTMGGLWVDYDLQTTVPGLFAIGEANFSDHGANRLGASALMQGLADGYFVLPSTINDYLARHPHHDEVSADHPVVTAAVQETENRLARLLAVDGDRTPDSFHRELGELMWEFCGMARSDEGLRKALDRIPQIREEFWRRLKVPGTGEEFNQSLEKANRIVDYLELAELMCLDALHRAESCGGHFRTEHRTPDGEAARRDEEFSYAAAWEFTATGEAPVLHKEDLVFEYVHPTQRSYA; translated from the coding sequence ATGACCTCCTACCCGCACTACGCGACCGGGGAGCCGGTCCGCGACACCAAGGCGCCGGACGGGCCGGTCGCCGAGCGCTGGGACCGGCGGCGCTTCGAGGCGAAGCTGGTCAACCCCGCCAACCGCCGCAAGCACACCGTCATCGTGGTCGGCACCGGCCTGGCGGGCGGCTCGGCCGGGGCCACGCTCGCCGAACAGGGCTACCACGTCGTGCAGTTCTGCTACCAGGACTCCGCGCGCCGCGCCCATTCGATCGCCGCGCAGGGCGGCATCAACGCGGCGAAGAACTACCGCAACGACGGCGACTCGGTCCACCGGCTGTTCTACGACACCGTCAAGGGCGGTGACTTCCGGGCCCGCGAGTCGAATGTCCACCGGCTCGCGCAGATCTCCGTCGAGATCATCGACCAGTGCGTCGCCCAGGGCGTGCCCTTCGCGCGGGAGTACGGCGGTCTGCTCGACACCCGCTCCTTCGGCGGCGTCCAGGTCTCCCGGACCTTCTACGCCCGCGGGCAGACGGGCCAGCAGCTGCTGCTCGGTGCCTACCAGGCGCTGTCGCGGCAGATCGGCGCCGGGAACGTCGAGCTGCACCCGCGGACCGAGATGCTCGATCTGATCGTCATCGACGGACGGGCGCGCGGCATCGTCGCCCGGGACCTGGTCACCGGGAAGATCGACACCTATGTCGCGGACGCCGTGGTCCTCGCGACCGGCGGCTACGGCAATGTCTTCTACCTCTCGACGAACGCCATGAACTCCAACGCCACCGCGATCTGGCGAGCGCACCGGCGCGGCGCCTACTTCGCCAACCCCTGCTTCACCCAGATCCACCCGACCTGTATCCCGCGCACCGGCGACCACCAGTCGAAGCTGACCCTGATGAGCGAGTCGCTGCGCAACGACGGCCGGATCTGGGTGCCGAAGGCCAGGGGCGACACCCGGACGCCCGCCGAGATACCCGAGGACGAGCGCGACTACTACCTGGAGCGCGCCTACCCGTCCTTCGGCAACCTCGTGCCCCGTGACATCGCCTCGCGCGCCGCGAAGAACGTCTGCGACGAGGGCCGCGGCGTCGGCCCCGGCGGGGAGGGCGTCTACCTGGACTTCGCGGACGCCATCCGGCGGATGGGCCGGGCGAAGGTGGAGGAGAAGTACGGCAACCTCTTCGACATGTACGCGCGGATCACCGCGGAGAACCCGTACGAGGTGCCGATGCGGATCTATCCCGCCGTGCACTACACGATGGGCGGGCTGTGGGTCGACTACGACCTGCAGACCACCGTCCCTGGCCTGTTCGCGATTGGCGAGGCCAACTTCTCCGACCACGGGGCCAACCGGCTCGGCGCCTCCGCGCTGATGCAGGGGCTGGCCGACGGCTACTTCGTCCTGCCGTCGACGATCAACGACTACCTGGCGCGCCATCCGCACCACGACGAGGTCTCCGCGGACCACCCGGTGGTCACGGCGGCGGTGCAGGAGACGGAGAACCGGCTGGCGCGGCTGCTCGCCGTCGACGGGGACCGTACGCCCGACTCCTTCCACCGGGAACTGGGCGAGCTGATGTGGGAGTTCTGCGGGATGGCCCGCAGCGACGAGGGGCTGCGCAAGGCCCTGGACCGGATCCCGCAGATCCGCGAGGAGTTCTGGCGCCGACTCAAAGTGCCCGGCACCGGTGAGGAGTTCAACCAGTCCCTGGAGAAGGCCAACCGCATCGTGGACTACCTGGAGCTCGCCGAGCTGATGTGCCTCGACGCGCTGCACCGGGCCGAGTCCTGCGGCGGCCACTTCCGCACGGAGCACCGGACCCCGGACGGTGAGGCCGCGCGCCGCGACGAGGAGTTCTCCTACGCCGCGGCCTGGGAGTTCACCGCCACCGGCGAGGCCCCCGTGCTGCACAAGGAAGACCTGGTCTTCGAGTACGTCCACCCCACCCAGCGGAGCTACGCATGA